The following coding sequences are from one Humulus lupulus chromosome X, drHumLupu1.1, whole genome shotgun sequence window:
- the LOC133806217 gene encoding uncharacterized protein LOC133806217 yields MGINEELGLLKSGTHASDKVDFLERQLRESDVQLQYMPAGQAFDLYAKSTSKKKSSKRQPREGCSNPSAKRSQIEDPPMPTPTKETTPPPAPAKETSSNQDPPAPVEQTPPPAHVDLTPPASTDQQHTGRREEASREDLMGVVLNSAKDRLSRITKHRRSRKAI; encoded by the exons ATGGGGATTAATGAAGAGCTGGGCCTTCTTAAGAGTGGTACTCATGCCTCTGACAAGGTTGATTTCCTTGAGAGGCAGTTAAGAGAGTCTGATGTTCAGCTACAAT ACATGCCTGCTGGCCAAGCCTTCGACTTGTATGCCAAATCAACGAGCAAGAAAAAGTCCAGCAAGCGCCAGCCTAGGGAAGGCTGTAGCAATCCCTCTGCAAAGAGGTCTCAAATAGAGGACCCTCCTATGCCTACCCCCACAaaggagacaactcctccaccagctcctgccAAAGAGACAtcct CGAATCAAGACCCCCCAGCTCCGGTCGAAcagactcctccaccagctcatGTCGACCTCACGCCTCCAGCTTCCACTGACCAGCAGCATACTGGTCGCCGAGAAGAAGCCTCGAGAGAAGATCTCATGGGCGTGGTGCTTAATTCAGCCAAGGACAGGCTGTCCAGAATAACAAAGCACCGTCGCAGCCGAAAGGCGATTTAA
- the LOC133806218 gene encoding uncharacterized protein LOC133806218: MDKIMLFVVFNGRWNANNKYIDHEVKILMVEKDIKYVELVNKIYKELRLNERLISTNLIFDANMDTSKGMKIESDENLQVYLNLNKTVEELKKCLLIVEVEQRNQTISLPREASIPSALASNATSHSLTLTDPNTNTASTSKMKSASTQESNKIIEDGQEAQSPLHVLPNMEIEDIRVNYVFKNKTDLKHTLAKIAIKKHFQYRIQKSCSEAFWAKCIDENCGWYVRARSSKVSDYFRVIKYHKHHTCSLNHRSFENRQASAKVISSYFKEKFRDPGSTYRPRKIIRDMRDEHGVGVTYNKAWRAKTLAADDVRGSNEESYALLPSYLYMLQLDNPGTITRVCKDEENRFKYVFIAFGASLDGWKQCRPVIVVDGTFLKKKCGGTLYAACVKDGNNQIFPLAFGIGDSENDNAWIWFFTRLKEAIGDRENLCIVFDRHKSIKNAVEQVYPGVYHGVCLYHLKQNLRTKFRGLHVHAIFETASRAYSAQEYYSAMAELQKISPEMTTYLLEAKPEKWARPFFPTKRYNILTSNIAESINAAIVHARELPITSLIEAIREMLQRWFSTRKEAAINQFVEVTKWANDEMEIKLDVAFRMKVDAIDAMKSSVTYGDRVFVVDLEQHMCTCNEFQLEGIPCAHAIATIESKCLEKYKFCSNWYKNSVLKETYAGSINPLPDKVDWSVPDEIIGDSMKAPKFKSKDYKDAMLYIFVALWTCG; this comes from the exons ATGGATAAGATAATGTTATTTGTAGTTTTTAACGGAAGATGGAATGCAAACAACAAATATATTGATCATGAAGTGAAAATATTGATGGTGGAAAAGGATATCAAGTATGTGGAATTGGTAAACAAGATATACAAAGAGCTCAgattgaatgaaagattgatttcaaCAAACTTGATTTTTGATGCAAATATGGATACAAGCAAAGGAATGAAGATAGAAAGTGATGAGAATTTACAAGTTTATCTAAACTTGAACAAGACTGTGGAAGAGTTGAAAAAATGTCTTCTCATCGTTGAAGTAGAACAGAGAAATCAAACCATTTCTTTGCCAAGAGAAGCTAGCATTCCATCTGCTTTAGCAAGCAATGCAACAAGTCACAGTTTGACTCTCACAGACCCCAATACGAATACTGCAAGCACTAGCAAGATGAAGAGCGCCTCAACACAAGAATCCAACAAAATTATAGAAGACGGGCAAGAAGCTCAATCACCTCTGCATGTGTTGCCGAATATGGAGATTGAAGACATAAGAGTCAATTATGTTTTCAAGAATAAGACTGATCTAAAACAtacacttgcgaaaatagccatcaagaaacACTTTCAGTACAGAATTCAAAAATCATGTTCAGAAGCATTTTGGGCAAAATGCATAGATGAGAATTGTGGCTGGTATGTACGTGCAAGAAGCTCAAAAGTATCAGACTACTTTCGAGTTATCAAATACCATAAACACCACACATGCTCCTTAAATCACAGAAGTTTTGAAAATAGACAAGCAAGTGCAAAAGTCATCAGTAGTTACTTCAAAGAGAAGTTTCGTGACCCAGGATCAACCTATCGACCAAGGAAAATAATAAGAGACATGAGAGATGAACATGGGGTAGGTGTAACGTACAATAAAGCCTGGAGAGCAAAAACACTTGCAGCTGATGATGTTAGAGGGTCAAATGAGGAAAGTTATGCATTGTTGCCTTCATATTTGTATATGCTACAGTTGGACAACCCAGGAACTATCACAAGAGTATGTAAAGATGAAGAAAACAG GTTTAAATACGTGTTTATTGCTTTTGGGGCTTCATTGGATGGATGGAAGCAATGTAGACCAGTTATAGTGGTAGATGGAACATTTTTAAAGAAGAAATGTGGAGGTACACTGTATGCAGCTTGTGTTAAAGATGGAAACAATCAAATTTTTCCGCTCGCCTTTGGAATTGGGGATTCAGAAAATGACAATGCATGGATATGGTTCTTTACAAGACTAAAAGAAGCAATAGGAGATCGAGAAAACTTGTGCATAGTATTTGACAGGCATAAAAGCATCAAAAATGCAGTTGAACAAGTGTATCCTGGTGTATATCATGGAGTTTGTCTTTATCATTTGAAGCAAAATCTAAGGACTAAGTTTAGGGGATTACATGTGCATGCCATATTTGAAACTGCTTCAAGAGCGTACTCAGCTCAAGAATATTATTCTGCCATGGCTGAATTACAGAAAATTAGCCCTGAAATGACCACTTATCTTTTGGAAGCAAAACCAGAAAAATGGGCTCGGCCATTCTTTCCAACGAAAAGGTATAACATTCTTACAAGTAACATTGCTGAATCTATAAATGCAGCAATTGTGCATGCGAGAGAATTGCCTATAACGTCGTTAATAGAAGCTATAAGAGAGATGCTTCAAAGATGGTTTTCAACAAGAAAAGAAGCAGCAATCAACCAATTTGTTGAGGTGACAAAATGGGCAAATGATGAAATGGAGATCAAACTTGATGTGGCATTTCGAATGAAG GTAGATGCAATTGATGCAATGAAATCTAGTGTCACATATGGTGATCGAGTGTTTGTTGTCGACTTGGAACAACATATGTGCACATGTAATGAATTTCAACTAGAGGGAATTCCATGTGCACATGCTATTGCAACAATTGAAAGCAAGTGCTTGGAAAAGTACAAATTTTGCTCAAATTGGTATAAAAATTCTGTTTTGAAAGAGACATATGCAGGATCAATTAATCCTCTTCCAGATAAAGTTGATTGGAGTGTCCCAGATGAAATTATAGGAGATAGCATGAAAGCTCcaaaattcaaa TCTAAAGACTATAAAGATGCAATGTTATACATATTTGTTGCGTTGTGGACTTGTGGATAA